The following are encoded together in the Glycine max cultivar Williams 82 chromosome 8, Glycine_max_v4.0, whole genome shotgun sequence genome:
- the LOC100783565 gene encoding zinc protease PQQL-like: MELLPASAPPISKKQGFRSLKLVNADMDQLLSDQPVGVDYGTLDNGLRYYVRCNSKPRMRAALALAVWAGSVLEEEDERGVAHIVEHLAFSATKKYTNHDIIKFLESIGAEFGACQNAVTSADDTVYELLVPVDKPELLSQAISVLAEFSSEIRVSKDDLEKERGAVMEEYRGSRNATGRLQDAHWMLMMEGSKYAERLPIGLERVIRTVSSETVKHFYKKWYHLCNMAVIAVGDFSDAQDVVELIKTHFGQKIPDPDPPLIPTIQVPSHDEPRFSCFVESEAAGSAVMISYKMPADELKTVKDYRNLLAESMFLYALNQRFFKIARRNDPPYFSCSAAADVLVRPLKANIMTSSCKRKGTIEALESMLIEVARARLHGFSEREISVVRALLMSEIESAYLERDQIQSTSLRDEYLQHFLHNEPVVGIEYEAQLQKTLLPHISTLEISKCSEKLRTSCSCVIKTIEPQPFAVLDDLKNVVKKVNLLEEEGRISPWDDEHVPEEIVTTKPNMGHVVQELEYSNIGATELILSNGMRICYKRTDFLDDQVIFTGYSYGGLSELPENEYFSCSMGPTIAGEIGVFGYRPSVLMDMLAGKRAEVGTKIGAYMRTFYGDCSPSDLETALQLVYQLFTTNLTPGEEDVKIVMQMAEEAVSAQDRDPYTAFTNRVKELNYGNSYFFRPIRKSDLQKVDPRKACEFFSTCFKDPSTFTIVIVGNIDPTIAMPLILQYLGGIPKPPEPIMHFNRDELKGLPFTFPTSIHREVVWSPMVEAQCLVQICFPGEGKKGRQVEEIHFVGFLSKLLETKIMQVLRFKLGQIYSVGVSVFLGGNKPSRIGDVRGDISINFSCDPEISSKLVDIALDEMLRLQEEGPSEQDVSTILEIEQRAHENGLQENYYWLDRILHSYQSRVYSGDVGTSFEIQDEGRSKVRSSLTPSTAQFALKRILPFPCKNKYTVVILMPKASPLQLLKSVIQSARTNYGREAKILAGVTGLAVLAFSLWRRAQNNSRHLLSRAAN; this comes from the exons ATCAGTTCTCGAAGAAGAGGATGAACGCGGAGTTGCTCACATTGTTGAGCACCTCGCTTTCAGTGCCACCAAGAAATACACCAATCACGACATCATCAAGTTCCTCGAGAGTATCGGAGCCGAATTCGGCGCTTGTCAGAACGCCGTCACCTCCGCCGACGACACCGTTTACGAGCTCCTCGTTCCAGTCGACAAGCCGGAGCTGTTGTCTCAGGCCATTTCGGTTTTAGCCGAGTTCAGTTCAGAA ATTCGAGTCTCGAAGGATGACTTGGAGAAGGAAAGAGGAGCTGTCATGGAAGAGTACAGAGGAAGCAGAAATGCCACGGGGAGGCTGCAGGATGCTCATTGGATGTTGATGATGGAAGGTTCAAAG TATGCTGAAAGGTTGCCAATTGGACTAGAGAGAGTGATTCGGACAGTTTCGTCCGAGACTGTGAAGCATTTTTACAAGAAGTGGTACCATTTATGCAATATGGCGGTTATAGCAGTTGGAGATTTTTCTGATGCACAG GATGTAGTTGAGTTGATAAAGACTCATTTTGGCCAGAAAATTCCCGATCCTGATCCTCCACTTATACCAACAATCCAGGTTCCATCACATGATGAGCCACGTTTTTCATGTTTTGTTGAATCCGAAGCTGCTGGG TCTGCAGTGATGATTAGTTATAAGATGCCAGCAGATGAGCTTAAAACAGTAAAAGACTACCGTAATTTACTTGCAGAATCCATGTTCCTCTATGCCTTAAACCAGAGGTTCTTTAAAATAGCACGTAGAAATGATCCACCCTATTTCTCCTGTTCTGCGGCTGCTGATGTTCTAGTCCGTCCATTAAAGGCCAATATAATGACTTCATCTTGTAAAAGAAAAGGAACTATTGAAGCATTGGAATCAATGTTAATAGag GTTGCAAGGGCAAGACTTCATGGCTTTTCAGAGCGTGAAATATCTGTAGTTCGTGCCCTATTAATGTCAGAGATTGAATCTGCTTATTTGGAGCGTGATCAAATTCAATCTACCAGCTTGAGAGATGAATatttacaa CATTTTCTCCACAATGAACCTGTTGTTGGGATTGAGTATGAGGCTCAACTCCAAAAGACTCTTCTACCAC ATATATCAACATTAGAGATCTCTAAGTGTTCTGAGAAATTAAGGACATCGTGTAGCTGTGTCATAAAGACTATCGAGCCCCAACCATTTGCTGTGCTTGATGATCTGAAaaatgttgttaagaaagtcaATCTTCTTGAGGAAGAGGGTAGAATCTCTCCTTGGGACGATGAACATGTTCCAGAAGAAATTGTCACTACAAAGCCTAATATGGG GCATGTTGTGCAGGAATTGGAATATTCAAATATTGGAGCTACTGAACTGATTCTGTCAAATGGCATGCGGATCTGCTATAAGCGTACAGACTTTCTTGATGACCAG GTTATCTTCACCGGGTATTCATATGGGGGCTTATCTGAACTCCCAGAGAATGAGTACTTCTCTTGTTCAATGGGACCTACTATTGCTGGAGAAATTGGTGTGTTTGGTTATAGACCATCTGTCCTGATGGATATGCTTGCTGGCAAGAGAGCTGAAGTAGGTACCAAGATTGGTGCATATATGAGAACTTTTTATGGTGATTGTTCACCTTCAGACCTAGAAACTGCTTTGCAG CTTGTTTATCAGCTGtttacaacaaatttaacacCAGGTGAAGAAGATGTTAAAATAGTCATGCAAATGGCTGAAGAAGCAGTATCTGCTCAAGATAGGGATCCATATACTGCTTTTACAAACCGTGTAAAGGAGCTTAACTATGGAAACTCTTATTTCTTCCGG CCTATTAGAAAAAGTGACTTGCAAAAGGTTGATCCACGGAAAGCTTGTGAATTCTTCAGCACATGTTTCAAAGATCCATCAACTTTTACCATTGTGATTGTTGGGAACATTGATCCCACTATTGCAATGCCCTTGATATTGCAGTACCTA GGTGGAATTCCAAAACCTCCTGAACCTATTATGCATTTTAACCGCGATGAACTGAAAGGATTACCTTTCACTTTTCCGACGTCAATCCATAG AGAAGTGGTTTGGAGTCCTATGGTAGAAGCACAGTGTTTGGTGCAGATATGCTTTCCTGGGGAGGGGAAAAAGGGGC GGCAGGTGGAAGAGATTCACTTTGTTGGGTTCTTGAGCAAGCttcttgaaacaaaaataatgcaGGTTCTCCGTTTCAAGCTTGGGCAG ATATACTCTGTAGGTGTTTCAGTATTTCTTGGTGGTAATAAACCCTCAAGAATAGGTGACGTTCGTGGAGACATTAGCATAAATTTCTCTTGTGATCCAGAGATATCTTCCAAGCTG GTAGATATTGCTTTGGATGAAATGTTACGCCTTCAAGAAGAAGGGCCTTCAGAACAGGATGTTTCAACCATACTTGAAATTGAGCAACGAGCTCATGAAAATGGACTGCAG GAAAATTATTACTGGTTGGATAGGATTTTGCACAGCTATCAATCAAGAGTCTATTCTGGTGATGTTGGCACTTCTTTTGAG ATTCAAGATGAAGGGCGATCAAAAGTTAGATCATCCCTTACACCATCGACTGCACAGTTTGCACTAAAAAGAATATTGCCTTTTCCTTGCAAAAACAAGTATACTGTTGTGATTCTAATGCCCAAGGCTTCTCCTTTACAATTGCTGAAATCTGTAATCCAATCTGCTCGAACAAACTATGGCAGAGAAGCAAAG ATTTTGGCAGGAGTTACTGGCCTAGCAGTTTTGGCATTCAGTTTGTGGAGACGTGCCCAAAATAATAGCAGACATTTGCTTAGCAGAGCCGCGAATTAG